One Candidatus Binataceae bacterium DNA segment encodes these proteins:
- a CDS encoding aminotransferase class III-fold pyridoxal phosphate-dependent enzyme codes for MVASDGLNKLLDWAGLHPRAGTEWLYFLFAAALFVLALASIIRRVASALMTLRALSLTPSFSRVLSHLVGSLNYSDSEFMAADGAGGRWPEIRREAINRLANFFQTNSSKSIAWGNDIRPSFSDLRFTDANRVPFPFMRLMREKFDLCSVVTQSEGPKLRDLDGNWSIDVSGSYGLNLAGFDRYKEWMQKGLDRVKDLGPVLGPLHPVVAENIEYIKAIAKLDEVSFHMSGTEAVMAAVRMVRFNTRRKYIVSFAGAYHGWWDGVQPGLGSERNITDCLTLKDMNPASLDLIRWRAGEIAGVLVNPVQSFHPNMPPPSDTVLLTSGVRKTQDSTSEYSQWLHELREVCTQAGVPLIFDEVFSGFRVAPGGAQEYFGVQADMVVYGKTIAGGMPIGVVCGKTELMRRFDPEHPMRIAYVIGTFSAHPVVMGAMNEFLKWQAQPSTEDTYATAKQRCEKWVRDTNTQLGTLDLPAMVMNLGTVWTVLFKQPGRYNWLLQYYLRAEGVTLSWVGTGRCMSSLDFTEGDYDELRTKIVSAAENMKRDGWWLNEEELPGRDKIMRWSLIKEMAKSILQIPKPVTGFYSEVMQRKHDDHVASHSNLINQFFHLLSSSTFIYCYFLLFTNLTLAMCLGLAALFVRQFGHAILEPPCHDKEKALLGFNTRNKTIIVAAYILIPIIHIVNAGTISLTALNAMLPTIAQQWFILTLVAVFGRVLFLIWEHDLRSSLIWFIKLITDPFTDIGAYFGSVAKLLHPSSAS; via the coding sequence ATGGTTGCCAGTGATGGCCTGAACAAATTGCTTGATTGGGCTGGGCTTCATCCGCGCGCCGGAACTGAGTGGCTATATTTTCTATTCGCGGCGGCGCTCTTCGTCCTCGCGCTGGCGTCCATCATTCGCCGGGTTGCCAGCGCACTCATGACCTTGCGCGCGCTCTCGCTTACTCCGAGTTTCTCGCGGGTGTTGTCTCATTTAGTCGGCTCGCTCAACTATTCAGATTCGGAATTCATGGCGGCGGACGGCGCGGGCGGGCGCTGGCCGGAGATTCGCCGCGAAGCGATCAATCGCCTCGCGAATTTCTTTCAAACTAACTCCAGCAAGTCGATCGCCTGGGGAAATGATATTCGCCCGAGCTTTTCCGACCTCCGATTCACCGATGCCAACCGGGTGCCGTTCCCGTTCATGCGCCTGATGCGCGAGAAGTTCGACCTGTGCTCCGTCGTTACTCAGTCCGAAGGACCGAAGCTCCGCGATCTCGACGGCAACTGGAGTATCGACGTGAGCGGGTCGTATGGTCTCAACCTCGCCGGTTTCGATCGCTACAAGGAATGGATGCAGAAAGGTCTGGATCGCGTGAAAGACCTCGGGCCCGTGCTTGGGCCGCTGCATCCGGTGGTCGCCGAGAATATCGAATATATCAAGGCGATCGCGAAACTCGACGAAGTATCGTTTCATATGAGCGGCACCGAGGCGGTGATGGCCGCGGTCCGCATGGTGCGCTTCAACACTCGGCGAAAATATATTGTCTCGTTCGCCGGTGCCTATCACGGATGGTGGGACGGTGTGCAGCCGGGCCTCGGCAGCGAGCGCAATATTACAGATTGCCTGACGCTCAAGGACATGAATCCCGCGTCCCTCGATCTGATTCGCTGGCGAGCCGGCGAAATCGCTGGCGTCCTCGTCAATCCCGTTCAATCATTTCATCCCAACATGCCGCCGCCGAGCGATACCGTTCTGCTGACTAGCGGAGTTCGCAAGACCCAGGATTCAACTTCCGAATACTCGCAGTGGCTGCACGAGCTGCGCGAGGTATGCACGCAAGCGGGAGTTCCCCTGATATTCGACGAAGTATTCAGCGGGTTCCGCGTCGCTCCTGGCGGAGCGCAGGAATATTTCGGCGTTCAAGCCGACATGGTCGTGTACGGCAAGACGATCGCGGGCGGAATGCCGATCGGTGTGGTGTGCGGAAAAACCGAACTGATGCGGCGCTTCGACCCTGAGCATCCGATGCGTATCGCGTACGTGATCGGAACGTTTTCCGCGCATCCCGTCGTGATGGGCGCGATGAACGAGTTTCTGAAGTGGCAGGCGCAGCCGTCCACCGAGGATACCTACGCGACCGCGAAGCAACGCTGCGAAAAGTGGGTTCGCGACACCAATACTCAACTTGGCACGCTCGATCTGCCCGCGATGGTGATGAACCTGGGTACGGTATGGACCGTGCTGTTCAAGCAACCCGGCCGCTACAACTGGCTATTGCAATACTATCTGCGCGCAGAGGGCGTCACGCTTAGCTGGGTGGGGACGGGCAGATGCATGAGCAGCCTGGATTTTACTGAAGGCGACTACGATGAACTGCGCACAAAAATCGTGAGCGCAGCGGAGAACATGAAACGCGATGGTTGGTGGCTGAACGAGGAAGAACTGCCGGGGAGAGACAAAATCATGCGATGGAGCCTGATCAAGGAAATGGCGAAAAGTATTTTGCAGATTCCCAAGCCCGTAACGGGTTTTTACAGCGAGGTGATGCAGCGCAAGCACGATGATCACGTCGCTTCGCACAGCAACCTGATTAACCAGTTCTTTCACCTGCTAAGCTCGAGCACCTTCATTTATTGCTATTTTCTGCTGTTCACGAATTTGACGCTCGCGATGTGCCTGGGACTGGCGGCGCTCTTCGTGCGCCAATTCGGTCACGCGATCCTGGAGCCGCCCTGCCACGACAAGGAAAAGGCCCTGCTCGGCTTCAACACGCGGAACAAGACTATAATCGTGGCCGCCTACATACTCATTCCGATAATACATATCGTGAACGCCGGCACGATCTCTTTAACAGCGTTGAATGCGATGCTGCCGACGATCGCGCAGCAGTGGTTCATCCTGACGCTGGTCGCGGTATTCGGGCGCGTGTTGTTCCTCATCTGGGAACACGACCTGCGCAGCTCGCTCATCTGGTTCATCAAGCTGATCACAGATCCCTTTACCGACATTGGCGCATACTTCGGGAGCGTCGCGAAACTGCTCCATCCTTCTTCGGCCAGCTAG
- the recQ gene encoding DNA helicase RecQ produces MADNEVSEQRRDPILATVHRYWGFDALRPLQSEAIRAGIDRRDSLVVMPTGGGKSLCYQVPPAVAGRTDIVVSPLIALMKDQVDALRECGYPAIALHSGLDLDEMRRAERALAEQQHHLIFVAPERLLTPRFLELAARLRVSSFAIDEAHCISHWGHDFRPEYRRLAELKTHFPKASLHSYTATATERVRHDIVEQLHLDNPAVLVGSFDRPNLLYRVIPKASVNEQIVSVLRRHPKEAAIVYSISRKDTEQIARHLSSAGIRAAHYHAGMETDERRDTQDRFAAEEIDVVVATVAFGMGIDRSDIRCVIHASLPKSVEAFQQETGRAGRDGLPAECVLFYSAADVIRWQSLIERSAEDADVPADVAENGKLLLEEMRRFATVIGCRHGSLSSYFGEQYAKSNCAACDFCLGEVEGVADGTILAQKVLSCVARVEQRFGVEHVVDVLIGSDNERVRRWHHEKLSTYALLKDLPRKTLTNLIYQLVDAGVLERTPGERPTLQLNPASWEVMRGKRPVSLLQAKKPAASRTRLEESSWQDVDPALFEDLRMLRREIASERKVAPFVILHDSALRDLARLKPTALEGLRHIRGIGERKIADFGARFVERIASYDLNRRGAGEPDSDRGGS; encoded by the coding sequence CGCCACGGTGCACCGCTACTGGGGATTCGACGCATTGCGTCCGCTCCAGTCCGAGGCGATTCGCGCCGGAATCGATCGCCGCGATTCGCTGGTGGTGATGCCGACCGGGGGCGGCAAGTCGCTCTGCTACCAGGTTCCGCCCGCGGTCGCGGGCCGCACCGACATCGTCGTCTCGCCGCTCATCGCACTAATGAAAGATCAGGTTGATGCGCTCCGCGAGTGCGGCTATCCGGCGATCGCTCTGCACAGCGGACTCGATCTCGATGAGATGCGGCGCGCCGAGCGGGCGCTGGCCGAGCAGCAGCATCACCTGATCTTCGTCGCGCCGGAGCGCCTGCTCACGCCGCGCTTCCTGGAACTCGCCGCGCGGCTTCGCGTATCGAGTTTTGCAATCGACGAGGCGCATTGCATCAGTCACTGGGGCCACGACTTCCGCCCGGAGTATCGCCGGCTCGCGGAGCTGAAGACGCATTTTCCCAAAGCCAGCTTGCATTCTTACACCGCGACTGCGACCGAGCGCGTTCGCCATGACATCGTTGAGCAGTTGCACCTCGACAATCCTGCGGTGCTGGTGGGATCGTTCGATCGTCCGAACCTGCTCTACCGCGTCATCCCGAAAGCTTCCGTCAATGAGCAAATAGTCAGTGTACTACGGCGGCATCCGAAGGAAGCGGCGATTGTGTATAGCATCAGCCGCAAGGATACGGAGCAGATCGCGCGCCACCTGTCGAGCGCGGGAATTCGCGCCGCCCACTATCACGCCGGGATGGAAACGGACGAGCGCCGCGACACGCAAGACCGCTTCGCCGCTGAGGAAATTGACGTCGTGGTCGCAACGGTCGCATTCGGCATGGGAATCGATCGCAGCGATATCCGATGCGTGATCCATGCGTCGCTGCCCAAGTCAGTCGAAGCATTTCAGCAGGAAACCGGCCGCGCCGGGCGCGACGGCCTGCCGGCGGAATGCGTCCTGTTCTATTCGGCCGCCGATGTAATTCGCTGGCAGTCTCTCATCGAGCGCAGCGCGGAGGACGCCGACGTCCCAGCGGATGTTGCCGAAAACGGCAAGCTGCTGCTCGAGGAGATGCGCCGCTTTGCAACCGTCATCGGATGCCGCCACGGCTCGCTATCCAGCTATTTCGGTGAGCAATACGCAAAATCGAACTGCGCGGCGTGCGACTTCTGTCTGGGCGAGGTCGAGGGCGTAGCTGACGGCACTATTCTCGCGCAAAAGGTCCTCTCGTGCGTGGCGCGCGTCGAGCAGCGTTTCGGCGTCGAGCATGTCGTCGACGTGTTAATCGGCTCCGACAACGAGCGCGTCCGCCGCTGGCATCACGAGAAGCTTTCCACTTACGCACTTTTGAAAGATCTGCCGCGCAAGACACTGACTAATCTCATTTATCAACTCGTGGATGCCGGCGTGCTCGAGCGGACGCCGGGCGAGCGTCCCACACTCCAGCTGAACCCCGCGTCATGGGAAGTGATGCGCGGTAAGCGTCCCGTAAGTCTGCTCCAGGCAAAGAAGCCTGCGGCGTCGCGGACTCGCCTCGAGGAATCGTCGTGGCAGGACGTCGATCCGGCGCTGTTCGAAGATCTGCGGATGCTCCGCCGCGAGATCGCGAGCGAACGCAAGGTCGCGCCGTTTGTGATTCTGCATGACTCGGCGCTTCGCGACCTCGCGCGCCTCAAGCCCACCGCGCTCGAAGGGTTGCGGCACATTCGCGGCATAGGAGAGCGGAAGATCGCGGATTTCGGCGCGCGCTTCGTCGAACGCATCGCATCGTATGATCTCAACCGCCGCGGCGCTGGCGAACCCGACTCGGACCGCGGCGGCTCCTGA